One genomic window of Benincasa hispida cultivar B227 unplaced genomic scaffold, ASM972705v1 Contig557, whole genome shotgun sequence includes the following:
- the LOC120069719 gene encoding probable receptor-like protein kinase At5g24010, which produces MAMAMAPFPQQTISILKLNFFLLCNCLPPPMGISKFLFLLLLFFLPFLSADFVPSDIYLLSCGSFSNSSFFNRIFVGDSLKPASDFLTAGKSVAVSDRNPSPHSPSLYHTARVFTRASSYKFNIKKNGTHLLRFHLSPFSAPEFALHSANFTISANGFLLSSIFHVNDSVIKEFMVRIDTNVLEIEFEPASSSGFGFANAIEVFSAPKELITDNGAKLVDSNGGREYYKLTSQVLETKYRINVGGPKLTPFNDTLWRTWVPDEPYLALKSAAKLATTFHTPNYQPGGATREDAPDIVYMTAQQMNKDHSISGAKFNLTWNFPLDSNGVKHLVRLHFCDIVSSALNQLYFNVYINGYPAYRDMDLSSFSLQLSTPYFFDFIVDSGSFGNIQISVGPSDLSSSFRYNAILNGAEIMEMVNAKDMFSETEKRKRNLWVIIGPVVGGFIGLCLVVAAILALGCKRRKKPKPKRAESAGWTSVQAYGGGSSDSKLSRGSTLASFGPNGYHSLKIPFNEIQSATNNFDKSLIIGSGGFGMVYKGVLRDNIKVAVKRGVPGSRQGLPEFHTEIAILSKIRHHHLVSLVGYCDEQSEMILVYEYMEKGPLKKQLYGSVISPLSWKQRLEICIGAARGLHYLHTGFAQGIIHRDIKSTNILLDENYVAKVADFGLSRSGPRLDETHVSTGVKGSFGYLDPEYFRRQQLTDKSDVYSFGVVLFEVLCARPAVDPLLAREQVNLAEWALHWQRKGMLEKIIDPHLVGQINPNSLKKYGETAEKCLADYGIDRPTMGDVLWNLEYVLQLQIGPPNEPSEPVNVDDSDFPTSTAIHPSNLRRHSDEGTGNYSDISTTKVFSQLLTNDGR; this is translated from the coding sequence ATGGCTATGGCTATGGCTCCGTTCCCACAGCAAACCATTTCCATTTTAAAGCTAAACTTCTTCCTTCTCTGCAACTGTCTGCCGCCTCCCATGGGGATCTCCAAATtcctctttcttctccttctttttttccttccttttctttctGCTGATTTTGTTCCCTCTGACATTTACCTTCTCAGCTGCGGCTCATTCTCCaattcttctttctttaatCGCATCTTCGTCGGCGATTCATTGAAACCCGCATCCGACTTTCTCACTGCCGGTAAATCGGTGGCGGTTTCCGATCGAAATCCATCTCCGCATTCTCCCTCTTTGTATCACACAGCCAGAGTTTTCACCAGGGCCTCAAGCTACAAGttcaacatcaagaagaacggTACTCACTTGTTACGGTTCCATCTTTCGCCATTTTCGGCGCCGGAATTCGCTTTACATTCTGCAAATTTTACCATCTCGGCTAATGGATTTTTGCTTTCTAGTatttttcatgttaatgattctgtgattaaagagtttatggTGAGAATTGACACCAACGTCCTTGAAATCGAGTTCGAACCGGCTTCGAGTTCGGGTTTTGGATTCGCGAATGCAATCGAAGTATTTTCAGCCCCTAAAGAACTTATTACTGATAATGGAGCTAAGCTTGTGGATTCTAATGGAGGTCGAGAATATTACAAACTCACATCACAAGTTTTGGAAACCAAATACAGAATTAACGTTGGGGGTCCAAAATTGACCCCGTTTAACGACACTTTATGGAGAACTTGGGTGCCCGATGAGCCTTACCTGGCTTTAAAGTCGGCGGCAAAGCTCGCCACAACTTTTCACACCCCGAACTATCAGCCCGGCGGGGCCACCAGGGAGGACGCGCCGGACATCGTTTATATGACGGCGCAGCAGATGAACAAGGACCACTCAATTTCGGGTGCAAAATTTAACCTCACCTGGAACTTTCCATTGGATTCTAATGGCGTGAAGCACTTGGTTCGCTTGCATTTCTGTGATATTGTTAGCTCTGCTCTTAATCAGTTATATTTCAATGTGTATATCAATGGCTATCCTGCATATAGGGATATGGATTTGTCATCTTTTTCCCTTCAGCTTTCAACTCCTTATTTTTTTGATTTCATCGTGGATTCTGGTAGTTTTGGGAATATTCAGATTAGTGTCGGACCGTCTGATCTGAGCAGTTCTTTTAGATATAATGCGATCTTAAATGGAGCAGAGATCATGGAAATGGTGAATGCTAAGGATATGTTTTCAGAAACTgagaagaggaaaagaaatttATGGGTTATTATAGGTCCTGTTGTTGGTGGATTTATCGGTTTATGTTTGGTTGTTGCTGCAATTCTTGCTTTGGGATGCAAGAGGAGGAAGAAACCGAAGCCGAAGCGGGCGGAGAGCGCAGGCTGGACTTCGGTTCAGGCATATGGAGGAGGCAGTTCTGATAGTAAATTATCAAGGGGATCAACTCTTGCCTCTTTTGGGCCAAATGGATATCACAGCTTGAAGATCCCTTTCAATGAAATCCAGTCAGCAACAAACAATTTCGACAAGAGTTTGATCATTGGTTCGGGTGGATTTGGTATGGTTTACAAAGGGGTTCTTCGGGACAATATAAAGGTTGCTGTGAAGAGAGGTGTGCCAGGATCACGGCAGGGTCTTCCTGAATTCCACACAGAGATTGCCATCTTGTCGAAGATTCGACATCACCATCTTGTTTCGCTTGTTGGATACTGTGATGAACAGTCAGAAATGATACTGGTTTATGAATATATGGAGAAAGGTCCATTGAAAAAGCAGTTGTACGGTTCGGTCATATCGCCATTGTCGTGGAAGCAACGGCTCGAAATCTGCATTGGCGCAGCCAGAGGTCTTCACTACCTCCATACTGGTTTTGCACAGGGCATCATCCACCGCGATATCAAGTCAACCAACATTTTACTGGATGAGAATTATGTTGCTAAGGTTGCTGATTTTGGTCTTTCGAGATCAGGACCTCGTCTCGACGAGACACATGTTAGTACTGGAGTAAAAGGCAGCTTTGGCTATCTAGATCCGGAATACTTTCGAAGACAACAACTCACTGATAAGTCAGATGTGTATTCATTTGGAGTAGTGCTCTTTGAAGTTCTTTGTGCTAGGCCTGCTGTTGATCCATTGCTTGCTAGGGAACAAGTAAATCTCGCGGAATGGGCATTGCATTGGCAAAGGAAAGGGATGCTCGAAAAGATTATCGATCCACATTTGGTCGGGCAAATCAATCCGAATTCGTTAAAGAAATATGGAGAAACAGCAGAAAAATGTTTGGCTGACTATGGTATTGACAGACCAACCATGGGGGATGTCTTATGGAACTTGGAATATGTTCTTCAACTACAAATCGGGCCACCAAACGAACCATCGGAACCTGTTAACGTTGATGACTCCGACTTTCCAACATCCACAGCTATTCATCCGAGCAACTTGAGGAGACATTCAGATGAAGGTACTGGCAATTATTCAGACATAAGTACAACCAAAGTTTTCTCCCAATTGCTTACTAACGATGGAAGATAG